A single genomic interval of Crassostrea angulata isolate pt1a10 unplaced genomic scaffold, ASM2561291v2 HiC_scaffold_272, whole genome shotgun sequence harbors:
- the LOC128169990 gene encoding uncharacterized protein LOC128169990, translating into MCDFKKFLPTCDCNSFDTTFYSIFECEGDLFNHLCNLNSSGIPSPKEFFVSCPEFLVILYRTGFFVIDKHVLRLKICDNHRKKLGVLWRRSKRTCSYPGHKGHSKADRGASPALCKEVWLQTGQTLPVGSALCKKCLLKHKKEVNHDEEIGIVRQIADELKELQSNEARLNAAQHTEKIADKEDSFCLELDINMECNEMEDSFHTQTGSNSQATSCSNWSQECKSSREIFNEAMESLSNGQYKPLKTQPSQPLAELSSSSRNYYIRQTTSALKFICESIAPGQALYLLEEVILSTQSPQHDKKARPKTDALTETVIEAYTKADDYNTRTQIISLIANKYTKSLIDGLSVHKIDSARKHASTHGPGQYIAPPKVTRVRLTKGRIQHFIEFISTPCYLQTVGFGSKVLKLSSGVQVKVPKVIRTMLASRLINAYSLYCQENSLKMPSRATLFKVIKACAASQLKSLHGLDNYASEGLAAIEVFEKTIDKFVEHGLQLEKAVELKGKINSLRIFLKHDFQTHLSNSSTCIHHCMQYALSDKTICDHEHTNFCTSCENLDETKESIDQCFKSLPFSDEQIREELQYDIESSNEKIINWRNHCIRSVNQDLCKKDSLKQLKENQVFIIADWAMKYLPQSFRETQSEWFGKQGLSWHVSCALFPEKEESDDNAGCYHFLPLMAYLWKNRSVTDITVKEFNFSEVQSGKDICDARTGSCRLHILNYINEGHDVTDVFQMKNALEGHDGVVNTYVSIIDVSMEKQPKLSGQLKGCSITQFNNFIFEEDGLRIFKAYGFGEERISTESLNAFSKHMSEICGYQIKAFPTTPETRGLMKKTSSHLLYCKDPDCVKQFKKQDHKTDSTEDTTKRLWAEKCVSVRGNQHVTLPETELIDPSFSFTEPAGYALKKRKRGTRFSFKVKDYILNIFEAGETTGKKANPYSVSKNMRYEVDENGHRLFKPSEWLSQQQVRGLFANFATKKQSAQGAKRLKLEEAETDYDEDLQNTVSALLAAERMDVMATICDTF; encoded by the exons ATGTgtgattttaagaaatttttaccTACCTGTGATTGTAACTCTTTTGATACGACTTTTTACAGTATATTTGAGTGTGAAGGAGacctttttaatcatttatgtaATCTTAATAGTTCTGGTATACCATCGCCCAAAGAATTTTTTGTAAGCTGTCCGGAGTTCTTAGTAATTTTATACAGAACAGGTTTTTTTGTAATTGACAAACATGTACTACGTTTAAAAATCTGTGACAATCACCGCAAGAAATTGGGTGTGCTATGGAGGAGATCAAAGAGAACGTGTTCATATCCAGGGCATAAAGGACATTCAAAAGCGGACCGAGGGGCGTCTCCTGCACTGTGTAAGGAAGTCTGGTTGCAGACGGGGCAGACATTGCCAGTTGGATCAG CCTTATGTAAAAAATGCCTATTGAAGCATAAAAAAGAAGTAAATCATGATGAAGAAATag GTATCGTTCGACAGATTGCAGATGAATTGAAAGAACTTCAGTCCAATGAAGCACGCCTTAATGCTGCACAGCACACAGAGAAGATTGCAG ataaaGAAGATTCCTTTTGCTTAGAGTTGGACATAAATATGGAATGTAATGAAATGGAAGATAGTTTCCATACACAGACAG GTAGCAACTCTCAAGCAACATCATGTTCCAACTGGTCACAAGAGTGCAAATCCAGTCGAGAAATATTCAATGAAGCAATGGAATCTCTTTCAAATGGTCAGTACAAGCCTCTGAAAACCCAGCCATCCCAACCTTTGGCAGAATTGAGTAGTTCTTCTCGAAACTATTATATTCGACAGACAACATCAGCTTTAAAGTTTATATGTGAATCAATAGCACCTGGACAGGCACTTTATCTACTTGAAGAGGTAATTTTGAGTACCCAATCCCCACAACATGATAAAAAAGCCAGACCAAAGACGGATGCATTAACAGAGACTGTCATAGAGGCTTATACAAAGGCAGATGATTACAATACAAGAACTCAAATAATCTCCCTAATAGCTAACAAGTACACAAAGTCACTTATTGATGGTCTCTCTGTCCATAAAATTGACTCGGCAAGAAAGCATGCATCTACTCATGGACCCGGCCAGTACATTGCACCACCAAAAGTGACTAGAGTGAGGCTGACTAAAGGACGAATTCAGCACTTCATAGAATTCATCTCAACACCATGCTACCTCCAAACAGTTGGATTTGGTTCCAAAGTTTTAAAACTGTCATCTGGTGTCCAAGTCAAAGTGCCGAAAGTGATCCGAACAATGTTAGCATCTCGGTTGATAAATGCATACAGTTTGTACTGCCaagaaaattcattaaaaatgccATCACGTGCCACCCTGTTTAAAGTCATCAAAGCCTGTGCAGCATCACAACTCAAGTCATTACACGGACTAGACAATTATGCCAGTGAAGGGCTTGCTGCTATTGAAGTTTTCGAGAAGACCATAGACAAATTTGTTGAACATGGATTGCAGCTTGAAAAGGCCGTTGAATTAAAAGGAAAAATCAATAGTCTGCGAATCTTTTTGAAACATGACTTTCAAACCCACTTAAGCAATAGCAGTACTTGTATTCACCATTGCATGCAGTATGCACTGAGCGACAAAACAATTTGCGACCATGAACATACCAACTTTTGCACTTCTTGTGAGAATTTAGATGAAACCAAGGAGTCAATTGATCAATGTTTCAAAAGTTTGCCATTTTCTGACGAACAGATCAGAGAAGAACTTCAATATGACATTGAATCATCTAATGAGAAAATCATCAACTGGCGCAACCACTGCATTAGATCAGTGAATCAAGATCTCTGCAAAAAGGATTCGTTGAAACAATTGAAGGAGAATCAAGTATTCATTATTGCTGACTGGGCCATGAAGTATCTTCCTCAGTCCTTCAGAGAAACACAGAGCGAGTGGTTCGGTAAGCAAGGATTGAGTTGGCATGTTTCATGTGCATTGTTTCCAGAAAAGGAGGAGAGTGATG ACAATGCTGGTTGCTACCATTTTCTTCCTTTGATGGCATACCTGTGGAAGAACAGAAGTGTAACTGACATTACTGTGAAAGAATTTAACTTCAGCGAAGTACAGTCAGGCAAGGACATATGTGATGCAAGGACAGGAAGTTGCAGGTTacatatccttaattacattaATGAAGGACATGATGTGACAGATGTGTTCCAGATGAAGAATGCCCTAGAGGGTCATGATGGTGTTGTAAACACATATGTATCAATCATTGATGTGTCCATGGAAAAGCAGCCGAAGCTATCAGGCCAGCTGAAGGGATGCTCCATCACCCAGTTCAACAACTTTATTTTTGAGGAAGATGGTTTGAGAATCTTTAAGGCTTATGGATTTGGGGAAGAGAGAATATCAACTGAAAGTTTGAATGCTTTTTCCAAACACATGTCAGAGATTTGTGGATATCAG attaaGGCATTTCCAACAACGCCCGAGACAAGAGGCTTGATGAAGAAAACGTCTTCTCACCTTCTCTATTGTAAAGACCCCGATTGTGTCAAACAGTTTAAGAAGCAGGAtc ACAAAACAGATAGCACTGAAGATACCACTAAACGTTTATGGGCAGAGAAGTGTGTATCCGTCAGAGGCAACCAGCATGTAACTTTACCTGAGACAGAACTGATTGATCCCTCATTTTCATTTACTGAACCTGCAGGGTATGCCTTGAAAAAGCGGAAAAGGGGGACCCGATTCTCATTTAAAGTAAAAGATTACATCTTAAATATCTTTGAAGCAGGGGAAACAACTGGAAAAAAAGCAAATCCATATTCAGTATCCAAAAATATGAGATATGAAGTGGACGAAAATGGTCATCGCTTATTTAAACCATCTGAATGGCTCAGTCAGCAACAAGTTAGAGGTTTGTTTGCAAACTTTGCAACTAAGAAACAGTCAGCCCAAGGAGCCAAACGGTTAAAGTTGGAAGAGGCAGAAACAGACTACGATGAAGACCTTCAGAATACAGTAAGTGCATTGCTTGCAGCTGAACGCATGGATGTGATGGCCACAATTTGTGATacattttga